The Cloeon dipterum chromosome X, ieCloDipt1.1, whole genome shotgun sequence genome includes a window with the following:
- the LOC135945141 gene encoding facilitated trehalose transporter Tret1-2 homolog, whose amino-acid sequence MTTGPQGRILREENSRTALTAMADGADDDNTSGSDSSLNSGNGSCSTAPQYFAAALATLSAFSAGTILGWSSPALPILEGADSPVPIDVDQGSWLGSLLTLGALMGAAPAGAVSQVVGRQRLLVALSLPLLASWLMLGLSTSVAALYVGRFLGGLATGAVSVVAPIYCAEIAEQKCRGALGTLFQLQLVVGILFAYVVGAVAPINCFAYTCALVPALFMVTFVWMPETPQFLLSRGRRFAAEQSLQWLRGGDGCDVQKELLVMQSSASAADASSMSGASSLVLDPATRKALFVSLGLMALQQLSGINAVVFYSGSIFDSAGGTLSPSVASIVIATVMVAATACSALLVDKAGRRPLLLLSAALMAACLAALAVSFSYTPDLTAEDAVRPDWLNWLPVLSVAVYIVAFSIGFGPIPWMMMGELFSDSAKSSASAVAASCNWGLAFAVTKSFQSLVDALGSTGAFAFFAAVCVAAIFFTLFVVPETKGKSSEQIQLELTRRKHSTILPV is encoded by the exons ATGACCACTGGACCGCAGGGACGCATCCTCCGCGAGGAGAACAGCCGCACGGCGCTGACGGCGATGGCCGACGGCGCCGACGATGACAACACGTCCGGCTCCGACTCGAGCCTCAACAGCGGCAACGGCTCGTGCAGCACGGCGCCGCAATACTTTGCAGCGGCGctag CTACTCTGAGCGCCTTTTCGGCCGGCACCATCCTAGGCTGGTCGTCGCCGGCGCTACCCATCCTGGAGGGCGCCGACTCTCCGGTGCCTATCGACGTCGACCAGGGCTCGTGGCTGGGTTCTCTTCTGACCCTGGGTGCGCTGATGGGCGCGGCGCCGGCTGGCGCCGTCAGTCAGGTGGTGGGCCGACAGCGGCTGCTGGTCGCGCTGTCTCTGCCGCTGCTGGCCTCGTGGCTGATGCTCGGCCTCAGCACGAGTGTAGCCGCTCTTTACGTCGGCCGGTTTCTCGGCGGCCTCGCCACCGGCGCCGTCAGCGTCGTCGCCCCCATCTACTGCGCCGAAATTGCGGAGCAGAAGTGCCGCGGCGCCCTCGGCACGCTCTTCCAGCTGCAGCTCGTCGTCGGCATCCTGTTTGCCTACGTGGTTGGCGCCGTGGCGCCGATCAACTGCTTCGCTTACACGTGCGCCCTTGTACCCGCCCTCTTCATGGTCACCTTCGTTTGGATGCCTGAAACTCCCCAATTCTTGCTCtcaag GGGTCGCAGATTTGCTGCGGAACAGTCTCTGCAGTGGCTGCGCGGCGGTGACGGCTGCGACGTGCAGAAGGAGCTTTTGGTGATGCAGAGCTCCGCGAGTGCCGCTGACGCGTCCTCAATGAGCGGTGCCTCCTCTCTGGTGCTGGACCCTGCCACGCGGAAGGCGCTCTTTGTCTCGCTGGGCCTGATGGCACTGCAACAGCTCTCAGGAATCAACGCCGTTGTCTTCTACTCAGGCTCCATCTTTGACTCGGCCGGCGGCACCCTGTCACCCAGCGTCGCCAGCATCGTCATCGCCACCGTCATGGTCGCTGCCACCGCCTGCTCCGCGCTGCTCGTCGACAAAGCCGGCCGccggccgctgctgctgctctcagCCGCCCTCATGGCCGCCTGTCTCGCCGCTCTGGCCGTCTCCTTCTCGTACACCCCCGACCTTACAGCTGAGGATGCTGTGCGTCCTGACTGGCTCAACTGGCTGCCAGTGCTTAGCGTCGCTGTCTACATTGTGGCCTTCTCG ATTGGATTTGGTCCCATCCCGTGGATGATGATGGGTGAGCTGTTCTCCGACAGCGCCAAGAGTTCTGCCAGCGCCGTGGCCGCGTCGTGCAACTGGGGCCTTGCGTTCGCCGTGACCAAGAGCTTCCAGAGCCTGGTGGACGCCCTGGGATCGACGGGTGCGTTCGCCTTCTTCGCCGCCGTGTGCGTGGCTGCCATCTTCTTCACGCTGTTCGTGGTGCCTGAGACCAAGGGCAAGTCTAGCGAGCAGATTCAGCTCGAGTTGACCCGTCGAAAGCACAGCACCATCCTCCCCGTGTGA